In Hemiscyllium ocellatum isolate sHemOce1 chromosome 33, sHemOce1.pat.X.cur, whole genome shotgun sequence, the following are encoded in one genomic region:
- the LOC132831520 gene encoding achaete-scute homolog 1-like, with the protein MPIGTELEPGARALAGRKGRVSLAVLSRGPRRAADAGDRRNARERDRVRLVNLGFANLQRHVPQNQAGKRMSKVDTLRSASDYIRALELLLKEPGTRDSPRSTISAAVSGSPSDSSLSDSPPSDSPLSSYSSGDTSQDSSCSERDLVAYKEWLRIE; encoded by the coding sequence ATGCCAATTGGCACAGAGCTGGAGCCAGGGGCGCGAGCCTTGGCAGGacggaaggggagggtgagcctGGCCGTTCTCTCGCGGGGACCTCGGCGTGCTGCTGACGCTGGTGACCGACGCAACGCGCGGGAGAGGGACCGGGTGCGGCTGGTCAACCTGGGCTTTGCCAACCTGCAGCGGCACGTGCCCCAGAACCAGGCAGGCAAGAGGATGAGCAAGGTGGACACCCTGAGGTCAGCCAGCGACTACATCCGGGCGCTGGAGCTGCTGCTGAAGGAACCAGGCACCAGAGACTCCCCACGGTCTACCATCTCAGCGGCGGTCAGCGGGTCCCCCTCCGACTCATCCCTCTCTGACTCACCTCCCTCTGACTCCCCCCTCTCCTCTTATTCCTCGGGGGATACCTCCCAGGACTCCAGCTGCTCTGAGCGGGACCTGGTGGCCtacaaggaatggctgaggattgaGTGA